cccctctccctcatcgatatctccTAGTAGGTCAGCTTGATAAGCTTGTAGGACTGCCATagtgtgaaggcaagccccagcctgacctgctgccacataactaTTGCCCACTAGCAATGATGCAACTCAAAGAGGCTTAGTGGGCAATGTCGGAGCCTTTAGACACTATGCCGAGCCGGGTGACTGATAGCCCGTGAACGTCTGTTCGACCCGTGCATCGCtctataaccccgctctcccagccccatcatgttgccataatatagtgaatcggggcctaAGAGGCGGGTCGAATAAGGGTGGTTCCACGATCTTGATATTTCATTGTGGCGATCGGGAAAATATGGAAGGCTCCgacgtggaggtggttgcctcggccgcagaaagtGTTCATCTAGTTTGCTTCTCTGCTGCTCAGTTTGTTTTTCAgcaggccattcgatttttaatttatatactttgCGCGTCACCACCTCCAAAAGCTTCTCATACTGAggcgacaggggtggcgaatccccagcaacagtctccacatcgacctcctcggaggaagagaggtgaagagctgatccctcaccctggggggaagaaaccgacgagcgttcttccgaacccagggtttgggcgccggatctggcagatgaggaaggagataagggctgtcccgtctccattccctctgacagttccacctgtgatccccacgagtgcagcagccgctctgcctcagcagaagcggggccagcactgcaaggaacgctggtgaaggctccctcctcaaagagagcccaCCGGGATCGAAGtgtccgcattgtgaacgattgccaatgcggacaCTTCGATCCTCGAGAgtcgactcagcgtgcttcgatcccaggcaagacacgcacagactgtgtgtatccccgctcgtaatgtagcgagggcagggaggaataCACAATCTATAACGTGGCTTGGAATGGCCCTTTATATGTTTGGTCTTTTGCTTTACTTTAGGCATATTGAGCTGTTTTAGCGATCTTTTTAATGGCTAAGGGACAGACagcaataaataggaccaacgggacagacttttgacatgcacacacagagcgctttgCTGAcagacgcgaagctgaagcccgctccgtgacgtcatgCCCTTccgttggacagattgcacacgatattcagagtcggtcacGTCGTTCcccagggacgttccccaaagcgctcgacgcagctcgagttcctgaaaaggaactatgtctttgtaaaaataaagaaacaaacataatGCGCTTTCAAGTCTGTTTCCTTGAACTTGTGGTGTGGCcaaagtttttataatttttatagcttcctggtcgctacgtcaccccgctccgtgacgttaTGCCCTTCCGCTGGACAGATTCCACACGATATTCAGTGTCGGTCACGTCGTTCcccagggacgttccccaaagcgctcgacgcagctcgagttcctgaaaaggaactatggctttgtaaaaataaagaaacaaacataatGCGCTTTCAAGTCTGTTTCCTTGAACTTGTGGTGTGGCcaaagtttttataatttttttcttgtttaaacaaacatatttgttgtaggcttgtttattttattcctgGTGTATGTTCATTTTGCTGTTTGCTTGTTTTCTCCTGTTGAAGTACATGCAAAAAccactgaaaacaaaaacatttatttgtaatgggTCACATATACACTTATCTATAGTGATTTAATTtaacgaattgttgaataaagtcattatttttgtttactccacgtacaaaaagtattctcgtcacttcatagcgttacggttgaaccactgatggcagatggactattctgacaatgtcctTCATACTtctctggaccttgacagtgtaatatactcggcagtcaatgggacagtctcaagcctcccggttttcatccaaactATGCTTTCATGACGAACGAACACTTATTATCGCCACGTACGAGCAGTGAGAATGGGAGAATCAGTGCATGTGCGCTCGAAGAAGCAGAAGCTCCGAAATCACAAAACAAgcataaacatcataaacattTGACCTACGTCAAAAACAATATGGAAACGTTAGGTGACGGAGAAAATCAGAGTGGCAAGAGTAGTGACGCTAAAGTTGCTTTTTTAAGACAGGTAAGAGAGTGATTATGTCAGCAGTACTCACTGTAATTTACATAACTCATGCTGATAGTATTAAAAAGCATTGTTTAATGCTGATGCTAGCTGAAAAACTACTGAATGCACCCTTACATTTggctgaaatgcattttttttaagatatgaGAGTGCACTGATGTCTTAAATACTGTATGAACAGGCAGCTTACAAGGTTTTAGTACAGATCTTCTTTCTCTGCTGACTTAGTAATCACATGACTGAGATCAGTGCTGGACATGCACGGGTGAATGCAGATTTTGCAGCAGCAGATTGCAGGCCAAACCTCCATGCCCTCAAGCTTTTTAGTTCTGACACCCACAGTCGTTTTCTGCTGCAGAAGCAGCTCAGCCAGCTGACAGCACTGACACTCTGATCAGCTTTCACAAAGACTGTGTCTGTGTTACATGCCTGGGGCAGGAGCGGATGAGTCAGCTTGGTTTGAATGAGAAAGCCCTCTGGGAAGTATAACAGggtaaacaaagaaaaaaaaaaaacctataccaAACTCTGGGAAATGCCAGATTCATTTTAGTGGAGAACAAACACCAACTTGCCAACCTTCTGAGTGCCAAGATTTTTTATCTGCATGCAGATTCAATGATGAGTAGAGAGCTCAACATTTAGTAATACAATTAAACTATTTTACGTTTTGATGAGTTGGTGGGTAATTCTTATAAATTTGTATGATcccatgcatattttatttttattattattattgttatttttttgtgtaatctgCTAACACCACAGTATAGCTATATTATTTACATGCACCCACATTATCAGTTAATAACTGAACTGATGGCTCAGTCAGACTGAAAAGCCTTTTTGTAAACTCCTCAATTGAtccaaattacatttaaatcagaCTTAAAGGGCTAACAAAAAACTCTTGCCAAACTATTGGTGTGATTCATTTATGTTGTGTGCATGAAATAGACACAATCACagtcaaaatgcaaaaaaaaaataataataataataataattgccctGCAGAGTTATTTTGGCTAAAACTGGCTTTCATTTTGGTGTCTTACTAATATTTGCATAGTGCATTACGAACATGAACATTAAGAAACTTGTGTAATTAGATGGAGGTAATTATCGTTATgttttatcacccagccctagtcTTACATAAGTGTTAGCTTTTCAGATGTCGTCAAGGCAAAAACAGCAGTTATTCTCACGGTAGCTCCAGTGACATCATTCCGGTGGCTTTCTCCAAATCTTAACGCACTGCACGGAAACTGTGCGTGAATATTTTCTGTTTGCTGACATTAGTGCATGTGAACACAGCTGGTTAAATGACGGGGTGTTTATTCCATGTGCGTTGCCATACAACTGGGTGAATTCATACGAAATCAACATCTCGTAAAATAGCTTTCTAATGAAATCATGTTGGGACAGACACAGATGAACTCACGTTTTCTGGTGGTCACTGACTCTGTTCCTCAGGACATTGATCTGTAGAGAGATCCGCAATCAAAAACACTAAAACTCAGCGAACACAGGATTATGAGATTGTGATGAATGAGTTATGTGTGCAAACTCGGAGCAATGCaagatattacatttatataacatGCAGTGATGATTCATATACACTGAGACCAAAACAGGGTCATTTGGGATGTCATGTTGACTTGAGCTGACCTCATATTTCTGTTTGGTAAACTGGTACTGTAACTCAAACTTCTCTGCTTCCAGTTGACGCATCCAGCTCCACAGTTCCTTTGCTTTCTCCCtgatgaaaaagaaagagaaagtagCATTGTTTTATATCACtgaattactttatttaattatttagtctATGGAATTCTATTACTAAAGTTAAAGattggtaaaaataataataataataattttcagaaCACTATAAAAATTACAGTTCTGTCATCATGCACCATcatgtcattaaaaaaagtggATCAAAAagtatattcagatttttttcgtATGGTAACCAAAACTTATTTTTTGGCATCGCTGCCTTGACAGGAAGTGAACTGTAAAGAGGATCGGTAAAGGTCCACAAGTTGGGACTCGAACTCGGGACGCCCGAAGCACAACGGTGCTACACGTTGGCGCTAAATTGCCAACGAGCCAATTTCCATGAGTTTGTGCTTGTTGTGCTATATTAATGAGTTATATTAACAATCACTCCTCAAACCTGAGAGCAGAGTCGCTGGCATTGTCGATGTCCAAAGATTTGCGGCGATCACTAAgaatctttttcttcttctctctctcagtctgttTCTTTCCACTCCGTCTCTCTATCTGCAAAACAGCATCAGAGACAACAGTATTgacaatgtattttaataaagcattGATACTCGATGATGTATTTCCTTTTTACCTTTCTAGTGTGTATATTTAAAACTgctaatcattctaatttgctgatttcctgctcaagaaaAAATATCATCAactgtgatctttttttttttaaatatatatatatttatatatatatttatatatatatatatatatatatatatataaaaaaataatttcttttttacataatttattcataatttataagtaaattaaattaaactaaattaaattaaattatttatatatatatatatatatatatatatatatatatatatatatatatatatatataaataatttaatttaatttaatttaatttacttataaattatgaataaattatgtaaaaaagaaatttttttttttttgataacagtgaatatttttttaacaatgtaatgatttttttcaaaaaaaaaaacttgtacagTAGTGTAAATTATGATAGTTGTTAAACAATGCATATTATGTGAATTTTAGAAATATGTTTCAGAAGTGCCATAGCTaatgatttaaatgcttttaattacataaaatttTTAAAAGCCATCCCAGTCAAGTAGAAAATTGAATCTTCATCTCTGACAtggcctttattttattttttttaaaatattgtttgatTTCTGTCACTAAACTGAGAAATGTCTCTGTCTTTATCATACTGTCTCGTCTCTCATCTCTGACCTTCTGCATGTAACCACCGAAGTGCAGACTGGTgagcgtcttcttcttcttggcaTCGTCCTCCGCTCTCTTTTtggcttcctcttcctccttgcgAGCTCTTTCCTCCTGAACATTTGAAAAGAGGAAAGGATTTGTAAAGCTACAGTAATGTCCATCAGTGTGTGGTCCCAGAAACCCCTTGCGCTCACCTCCAGACGCCTCTGTCGTTCCCTGTCGCGCTCGCTGCGGATCCTCTGCTGCTCCGCTCGCTCCGAGCGCCGTTTCTCCTGCACAATCACTCACATTACAACTCACAGATCACTCAACAACAGCTTATGGGGACGTTTATTCAAGAAAATAACAGAGCTGATAGATTAGACACTTATTGTCTGGTAACTCCTTTTTCAGGCTCATCCAGGCTTGAACTGACCCTGTTGGAATATTTTTCCTCTGGGTGACATGTTTGCCCTAATGAttgcatatttataatttttctcTGTCTTTAGGGATTAATTAATTTATGATTAATTCACGAGTCTGTTGACATGGTAATAAGCAGCTGTGATGTAACAGGACAACGTTGCTCACTCACAATCCTGTCTTTAAGACTGATGagttcctcctcctccttcttacGGCTTTCAAAGTGAGCTTCAATCAGAGTCTGGAGCTCATTCAGGTCTTTCTCCATACGTTTACGATGGATGTCCTGAGGGGGAGAACATGTGGCATTTGAGATTGAGACTGAGACAGTTTGCCTGACAAAATGTGCAGGTATACAAAAGCATCAGTCAAAAGCTGAAAGGTTTCAGTAATTTGCATCTTGAAGTTTCTGTGTTCAGTCAAACATTCTGATGAATTCAAAGAATTGCTGGTTTCTACAAATCTTACAATGCATGTTTTCATTGGTCAGggtattttagtacttcaaaacATCTGTCTACTCTCTAATAAGTAAATGGGTGGTCAGAGAAGAGCCCCTTTCAAACAAAATAAGGGTAGATTACAGAAATAACACAACTTTGGTTTCAGCAGTAgtatgagaagttgtaacattagCAGTAAATTACCGATAATGTGAATGCAGAACAAGATTACAGGTGTGATCGAGTACGAGTTCAGAAAGTGCTGACATAAGACATCTCCTCTGGGCCAATCATAACATCCTGACACGGAAAGTGAGACTGATTGTCTTCTGGCTAACTGCTAGTTAGTCAAACTCGTTCTTAAGACACAGTCGTAACATTGTGGCTGTGTTTACGCAACTGGCCCTGATGTGTCAAcagtgcatttttgtatttattggtaAAATCGTTACGATCATTTTACagaaatttactggtattacaaTGTGAAAGGGGATCATATTAAAACTCATACATGCGTatttttggtgtaaaaaaaaaaaaaagataaaagaaaagaaaatgtgtctGAATTtaggtaaaaaatttaaaaatgagaCAGAGCCCAGGCTGAATTGCTTTAGAAATTACCCCGgatatttaaaatgctaaaaaatatatattacagtaattatacaattataaatatagtttacagatattaaaagataatttttttttgttattttttttattataaacataatatttattattatgttgttatattttattatctaatatttcataatatctgTTATATGACAAATACCACCATTTaaaaaatttcatattttattattcttattcttattatgaAAGGAATTAATATTTGGATTAATAAAGCAATGACGGCTTTGATTGATTGCTGCTATTTTTaagtttctattcattaaagaattgtatttactttttgtaatcttttttttactacatttttactgtttttaatttttgcattgcaattgtatttattttttgtaacctttttttttttttttactacatttttactgtatttaattatTGCATTGCAATTtactattgtcctcttgcattatagACACTGTATTTACcgttttaatactgtaaagctgttaTGTATACAGTTGACTTGACCTGACATTCTAGAGTGGTTTGACATCCattattaataagaaaataaCTTGTAGAATCCATTTCAGTTCTGAAATAATATGGCAAATATGCTTATAATGTGAAAGTGATGGCATGGTTATTAAAAGACAAATGCCATAAGACAGTTTAAGGGTGCTGCGGGTCTGGTCTGGTAATTGTactcacatcaaaatcaactcGTTCTCCATCTGGAATCTTTGGGGGCACCAGGTTCGGCAACATAAATGGTCTGGAAAATATAATGATGATGTGTCAAACTTCTGTGTCtgatctttaaaataaaaagctaaaaccAATCCATGGTTATTCATTTAAACTTAC
This Carassius gibelio isolate Cgi1373 ecotype wild population from Czech Republic chromosome A23, carGib1.2-hapl.c, whole genome shotgun sequence DNA region includes the following protein-coding sequences:
- the LOC127944184 gene encoding troponin T, cardiac muscle isoforms-like; translation: MLPNLVPPKIPDGERVDFDDIHRKRMEKDLNELQTLIEAHFESRKKEEEELISLKDRIEKRRSERAEQQRIRSERDRERQRRLEEERARKEEEEAKKRAEDDAKKKKTLTSLHFGGYMQKIERRSGKKQTEREKKKKILSDRRKSLDIDNASDSALREKAKELWSWMRQLEAEKFELQYQFTKQKYEINVLRNRVSDHQKTSKRTKRGLRK